The genomic stretch TTATGGAAACCAAAGGTGAAATGCAGCACCTGGAGTTTGATATCCCTTCCCGTGGCCTGATCGGTCTGCGCACACAGATGCTGACCGCTACCACCGGAGAAGCTGTGATGGCCCACCGTTTCAGTGAATACAAACCCTGGAAAGGACCCATCCCCGGAAGGAACAACGGCGTTCTGCTCTCTAAGAACACCGAAAAGACTACCGGCTATTCCATCGACAAACTGCAGGACCGTGGTACCTTCTTTGTTGATCCGGGTGAAGATGTATATGCCGGCCAGATCATTGCCGAACATATCAAACCGGGCGACCTGGTAGTGAATGCTACCGAAGGTAAGAAGCTCACCAACCACCGTGCCAGCGGCAGTGACGATGCTACCCGCATTGCGCCCAAGACCCTGATGACCCTTGAAGAATGCATGGAATACATCCAGTTCGACGAGTGCATTGAGGTTACCCCCAACTTCATCCGCATGCGTAAAGTAATGCTGGACGAAGAAGAAAGAAAGAAACACGCCAAGTCTATGAGCGCTTCCAACGCGTAAATAGCCTGCTGATAAAATTGAAGCCCGGTGTTACCACCGGGCTTTTTTTATGTCGGATCAACTTACAGAGACAACCCACCCCGCATAGTCCCGGTTTCACCGGTAAAACGAGGCCCCTTCGCCGAAACACCCTTGGCAGAGGGGGTTGCGCGGCCCTATCTTGCTGTAGATTTTGGTTCGAGCGGTAAAAGAGCTGTACAAAAGGAAGTAATTGTTAAATACCAGTACGCTCAAAAAGAAGTTGTAACATTTTAAAAAGTCCTGCGTCTTATTTACTGTACGCGCAAACGATCGAACGCAAAGCAAAAACAACATCACTATAAAATCATTAAACATGAAAAAGAATTTCCTCGTAGCCGCCCTGGTCATGCTGATGGGCATCAGCGCTACCTTCGCCAACACCAACAAAGACATTGTCAATGAAAAGATCAGCAGCGCCTTCCAGAAAGAGTTTGCAGGCGCCAGTGAAGTGAACTGGGAAAACAGCAAAACCTTCGCCAAAGCTACCTTTCGTATAAACGAACAGGTTATGTTCGCCTTCTACGCTCAGGATGGACACCTGCTGGCAGTAACCAGGAATATTGTTTCCGGACAGCTGCCCCTGAACCTGCAGGCAGACCTGAAAAAATATTATGCCGATTATTGGATCACCGACCTGTTTGAAATGGCTGCTGATAGTGAAACAAACTATTACCTCACTATACAGAATAGCACTCAGACCGTTGTTTTGAAATCTTCCGGTACAACAGGCTGGACTGTTTTCAAAAAAGAAAAGAAAGAGATTTAGTCAAGGGAACGTATAGCCAAAAACAAACCCCCTTCTGCAATAGCGGAAGGGGTATTTTTTTGCCCATATAATTCCGGGAAAAATCACAGGTAAATCATGGGGTAATAACGGTGCCGGATAAATGCAGTATGGTATTTTTGCTGCGCTGTTGCTATCGCCATGATCCCATTGAAAACATTAACATACCTGATCACGCATAGAATGAAGGATGCCCGGGTCCTGGCGGACAAGCGACGCTTCCTGGCAGCCGTATATATTGCAGGGTATGCGGTGGAGCTGGCGCTGAAGTATAGGATCTGTCTGCATCTGCAATTTGAATACGGTTTTCCGGAAACAAAAGCTGAGCTTGTCTCCGAATTGACTAACGTCAATAGATCCGCTGAAATAAGGTTTTCTGTAACCCTGCCTGAATTAAAGAGTCATAATTTTGAAGGACTGAGTGAAATAAGCATGGTAAATATTATTCTGGAGAATACAGTTCCAAAGGAATGGAAGCTTGTTAACACCTGGGTTCCTGCAATCAGGTATCAAAAAAAGAGATTTACTGAAAAACAGGCAGCTATCTTCCTGAAGGCAGCAGAAAGAATTATACAGCTTATGCAATAAATCATCTGTTATGAAAAAGAACCATTCAACCAAAAAAGAAGTACCCAGCTTTGAACTGATCAAATTAGGAAAAGCCTGGTTATTGCGCAGGGAAACGGACTCCAATATTATTCATTTCGGCAAAAATAAGTTCATCCTGATCGCAGACAACAAACGGGATGCAATGCGACATGCAAAAAGCATTACCAGCCTGAACAAGGGAAAGCTGATCGTGTTTGACCGGAACAGGGTTATCCTTCATAAATTCTCCTGTATAAATGGCACCTGCACCACTCAATATCCCCGGGCCAAAGCCCTCCACTAAACCCAATCCCTGTAACAGCCCCATCGAACCACAGCTCCAACCCGCTCATTAACAACCTCTTCCCATTCTTTAATCCTTCTCCTATTGGCTCGTCCAAAATCCGCCTTATCTTTGCACTTCATCCAACAATAGTTATGCAAAAGTGCCGTTTGTTCCTGCTTGCAGTAGCGTTCTCCCTGCTTTCCATAGCCGCCAATGCGCAGGGATGTTCTATCTGTACCAAAACAGCCGCCCAGCTGGGCGAAAAGCCAGCTAAGGCATTGAACACCGGTATTGTTTACCTGGCTTTTACACCTATTGTTATCCTGGGGGCTATCAGTTATTACTGGTACAGGAACAACTATAAAAACTCCGAAGCTTAATTATTCATGATCTCCTGTACAAACCGGTACAGGTTAAAGTCATTTCCCTGCAGGGCCTGCGCTATTTTTTCTTTCAACTCTTCTTTCCGGATATCCTTCATCCGGTACTGCTGTACCAGGTGGTAAGCACGTTCCGCCAGCAGCCAGGCTTTCTGCGAACCATGCCCAGCCTGCAATAACAACTTCTGCAGCTGCTCAAACAATTCCGTTACCCCGGTTTGCTGTGAAGCTATGGTCTTGACCACAGGCACTTCCTGCTGGTGCGTGGAAAAAGCCGGCGCCAGCATGAGCCGCAGGTTCTTTACAAAACGGTCTGCATCCGGCCGATCGGCCTTGTTGACGATAAAGATATCTGCGATCTCCATCAGGCCAGCCTTCATGGTCTGCACTTCATCCCCTGCTTCCGGCACCACTACCACCGCTGTTACATCCGCCAGGCCAACGATCTCCACTTCACTTTGCCCAACGCCTACCGTTTCTACAAGTATATAATCAAAGCCGGCCGCTTTCATCCATTCCGTGATCTCAATGATGCGGGGATGCAGCCCACCCAATGCGCCACGCGTGGCCAGCGAGCGGATGAAGACTGCCGGGTGGTCATACCATTCGGACATGCGGATGCGGTCGCCCAGCAGGGCGCCCAGGTTAAAAGGGGATGAGGGGTCTACGCACAAAACGCCCACCCGCTTTCCCTGTGTGACCATCACTTTGATGAGGGCGTCCACCAGCGTACTCTTTCCGGCGCCCGGCGGACCGGTGATGCCAATGATCTTTGCTGCACTGTCGGGAGGCAGCGCAGCCAGCAGCTCCTGGTAACCTGGTCCTTCATTCTCTATCCAGGAAATGCCACGCGCCAGCGCCTTTCGGTCGCCGGTAAGCATGCGTTCCAATATGACAGACCAGTTGTTCACCAGCTCAGATCAGCTTATAATTTTTATAGGCAAACAGGCGTATGCCTGTCTTTTTCTCAAACCAGTACAGGAGACGCTCTTTCAAATTGAACTGCTTTCTGGAAAGGTCAAAGTCCAGCTTCCACTGGCTGCCGGCAACCCGCGACTGCATCACATTAGGATGGGTGCCTTTGAATTTTTCCAGGGAATCAAAATCCGAATAATCAAATACCTCCATAGCATGCAGGGCTTTGAGCTGCTCGGTATCAGACCAGAGCGGCACCACATTCTTCTGCTTCTGCAGCATCTGTGCGGGGCTTTTTACCCAGCCATAATGATAGATATGGGCGTCCACGGGTTTCACCCGCAACTTTTCCCCTGCTTTGCGGAAACCCTGCGCGTCCAAATAAGATCGGATGGTCTTATCATTGCGGACCAGCCGGATCTCTTTGTGGTACCAGCGACGGCTGTCGCCCACATAATCATAGGTGCCGTAGAAATGGGTATAGTTGAAGAGCAGGCCTTCCACCCGCTGATCAGTTAAATATTTTTCTGCAGTAGCCCGGATGCTGGCGTGGTACTGCTCATGCACCACCTCATCACCCTGGATATAAAAGGCCCAGTCGCTATCCGCCGGCACCAGGTCAAATGCTTTGTTGGTTTCTATGGCCAGGATCTCCCCGCCTTTTATCACCGAAGGATCCCAGACAGAATGATGGATGCGGATCTTATCGGAAGGAATACTGCGGATCAGCGCTTCGGTACTGTCCTCACTTTTCCCTACCAGCACGATCATGTCATCCACCACCGGAAGTATAGAGGTAATAGCCTCTACAATGGGATAATCGTTGAGCACCGCATTCCTGATGATAGTAAACCCGGTTATTTTCATGATTCTTTTTTCAGTTGTTGTTGGTCGATGGCCTCCTGCACAGCTTCGGGACTGATGGCCCGCATGCAATGGCATTCGGCCCCTTTGTTCCCACAGTTCTCGCAGGGCTGGTCCGCAACAAAGACCTTTATGGACGAACCAATGGGCGCCCACCGCCCGGGATGGATAGGCCGTACAGGCGGGTAAATGCCAAAAGCATCTTTCCCCATGGCCGCTGCCAGGTGCAGGGGACCGGTGCTGCAGGCCAGCAGGCCATCGGCCGCACGGATAAAGGCCATGAACTGGTAAAGGTCCATCTGACCGGTAATATCGGTCACGGCTGTTCCCAGCTCCTGCAAAAGTGGTTGCAACAAAGCCCCTTCTTTGGCGGTACCGGAAACAAAGATATTGTACCTGGCAGGGTCCAGCAGTCGCACCAGGGCCGCATAATGTTCCATAGGCCATTCCCGGGCGCTGCCCTGCGATTTGGGATGCAATACCAGGTTATACCGGTCCGGGCGCAACAGCTGCTGAAGTGCTGCCGGCAGCGGTACCGTTTTCTCCAGGCCTGTCAGCACTCCCAGCTCGGGTAAACTATATTGCTTGTCTATACCAAAGGGGCGCAGCAGCACCAGGTTAAGCTGGGCCTCATGCAGGTCCGACTTCTTCCGGCTCAGCTTCACCAGCCGGTTGCAGGTGAACCAGTGATACAGGCGGTTGGTAGTGCCAATCCGTAAAGGAATACCCAGCTGCCTGGCTCTTCTGGCAATGGCAGGCAGCGGGAACACATGAATGATGGCATCGGGTCTTTCACCAGCCATCAATACCTCCTCTTTGAGAAAGCTGTCCACATCAATGAAAGTATCCACGTATGTACAGGCTTCTATCACGGGCCTGGTATAGGCCTTGCCCAGGAAGCCGATCCGGCAATCCGGGAAATGCGCTTTCAGGACAGCAGCCACCGGCAGCGTAAGCACTACGTCGCCGATACTGTCCGTCCGGCTGATAATAATATTGCGGGGCAACGGTTTCACGTTGGATCGTTGGTTGTTTTTTTAGCCGCGTTGTGCAGGTCCCAGAGTTTTACATAACGCGAGAAGCTGGCATGGGCCCGCATGACGGCCAGTACAAAACCATGCATGCCATCCAGCAGACCCAGCTTGAAAAAATAAGATTGCATAAAGGTCCACCAGGGACTGAACAGGATCTTGTAGACCGGGGCTTTTTTACCACGCTCAAAATAATCCAGCGCTGTCAGGCTGGTATAGCTGTCCAGCTTACGGTGATGCTCGCTGAAGCGGTAATAGGGATAATGCAGCAACCAGCCTTTCAGCAGGGTAACGGGCGTACCTGCGGGCATATCCAGCGTTTCATGGACCCGCTGCTGCCCCCAGCGTACAGTATGGCGATTGAATAAACGGATCTTCCGGTCAGGATTCTCATCTCCATGACGGATGAATCTGCCATAATAACTGCTGAGCCTGGATACCTGGTAAACGCCTTTCAGCCCGGTTGCCTTTGCCTGCCGGATGGCTTCTGTCAGGACGGGGTCCAGCGCCTCATCGGCATCCATGGACAAAATATAATTATGCGCAGCCGCATCATTACCCACATTTTTCTGCTGACCAAAACCCAGCCAGGACTGCTGGATCAGCTTCACGCCTTCTTCCCGGCAGATGGCGGGTGTGTTATCAGTGGAATGATCATCCACCACAATGATCTCGTCCGCTACAGACTTCAGGGAATGGATGCAGCGGCGGATATTCCGCTCTTCATTTTTTGTAATGATCACTGCACTGATTGGTTCCATGTTGTGGTTTGTTTGATATAAGGTACCAGGCCCGGCAAAAATAGGGTTTTAGGGCCCAACTTAAAAAGTATTAGATTGCAGCAGAAATGAGGAGTAAGCATGACTAATTTCATTCCCATATTCCCCCTGGGGGTGGTTATATATCCGGGAGAAAAACTGCACCTGCATGTGTTTGAACCACGCTATAAGCAGCTCATCACTGAATGCAGGGAAAGCGGTAAACCCTTCGGTATCCTTACCGTAGTGAACAACCGGATGCAGGATATGGGTACACTGGTAGAGCTGACGGATATTGTGCAGACCTATGACAATGGCGAGATGGACATCAAAACACAGGGACTGAAAGTGTTCAGGGTACTGGAAGTGATCCGCTCTATACCAGAAAAGTTATACGGTGGCGCCATTGTGAATTACCCCGGCAACGTGGAGCAGGTCAGCGACCGGGAGCTGATGCAGAAAGTAGTGGCTGGCGTAAAAGAGCTTCACCGGCTTCTCAATATCAGTAAGGATTTCCGGAAAACCGATGAGGAACTGCGCGCCTATGATGTGGCCCACCATGCCGGTCTGTCCCTGGAAGAAGAATACGAGGTGCTGGGCCTGCTACAGGAACTGCAGCGCCAGGAATATATCCGCCGTCACCTGCAGAAAGTATTGCCCATGCTGCTGGAGATGGAACAACTGAAGGAGAAAGTCAAGCTCAACGGGCATTTCCGCAATCTCTCCGCCTTCGACCTGGATATGGATAGCTGACCACTACCTAATTTTCACTCAATCCCATACAACTTTGACCCCCATCACACTTTGTTTTGACTTTGGCAACACCCGCCTCAAGTGCGCTGTATTTGAAGGGTCGGACCTAAAGGAGGTGCTGGTCCTGGACAATGACCATGATGAGACCATCCGGCAGCTGCTGGAGAAGTACCAGCCCCAGCAGTCTATCCTGTCTTCCGTGATCCAACATAATCCCGGGGCGGAAACCCTGCTGGCCGGGGCCACCCGTTTCCACAAGCTCAGCCACCAGTCAAGGCTGCCTTTCACCACACCCGTGGGCAAACCCCATGAAATTGGCGCGGACCGGCTGGCCATGGCCGCTGCCGCTATTCATCTCTTCCCCTCGGCCAATAACCTGGTCATTGGGCTGGGCACAGCCATTACCTATAATTTTATTAATAAGGGGCACCAGCTCATCGGCGGCAATATTTCCCCGGGCATGGAGATGCGTTTTAAATCGCTTCAGGCTTTTACGGCCAAACTGCCCCTGGTAGAGAAGGACTGGAACTTCCCCCTCTTTGGTTATGACACCAAAACCAACATTTTAAGTGGCGTTATCCTTGGAATGGCCAAAGAAATCGACGGAATGATTGATTTATATGACGAAAAATATGGGAACTTTAACGTCCTCTTAACCGGGGGTGATGCACCCTATTTTGTCTATCATTTGAAAAACAAGATATTTGCAGACCCTAATTTAATCTATAAAGGGCTTTATGCTATCTGCGAACATAACCATGTATAAGAAAATCAGGCTATTAGGAATTGTTTGGAGCTGTTCACTCACTGTGGCTCAGGCACAAACGGAAAATTCGCCTTATTCCCGTTACGGATTGGGCGACCTGGTACCCACCCAGAATATGGCCACCCGCGGGATCGGGGGCGTATCGGCTGCGTACTTTGACCAGACTTCCATCAATTTCGTCAATCCGGCCTCCTATGGTCGTTTGCAGTCCACCATCCTGGACATCGGCGTGGAGTGGAACACCCGCACGCTGAAAGCCACAGATCCCGTCAGGAAATTCAACTCGTACAGCCCGAATATCTCTTATGTACAGCTGGCCTTTCCCATCAAAAAGAATGGCGGCTGGGGCATAAACCTGGGGCTGCGTCCTATCACCCGGATCAATTACAAGATCACCGACCAGGACTCCCTGTACCGGCCCGGCTTTACCGATACCCTTGACGTGAATACCTTGTATGAAGGATCCGGCGGTACCTACCAGGCCCACGTGGGTACGGGTTTCCGCATCGCCCGGAACTTTACAGCCGGCATCAATGTCGGCTATACCTTCGGCAGTAAGGATTACAGCACCAAGACCACGCTGGTAGACACTTCTACCTTCTATTATAAATCCAATCACCAGCGCAGGACCAGCTATGGCGGCTTCCTGTTCAATGCCGGGCTTCAGTATGTAGCCAAGCTGAACAAAAGCACTTTCCTGCAGATGGGCGTATATGGTAACCTGGAGCAAAACTTCAACGCCAAAGAAGATTACAGGGTGCATACCTTTGAATACAATGCCAACGGCGGTATTGACACCATTGATAACGCCTCCCGACAGGATATTGACGGCAAGATCAAATACCCCGCCTCCTATGGCGCCGGCCTGATCCTGAACAAACCCGGCAAATTCCTGATAGGTGTGGATTATGTGATGCAGAAATGGTCTGACTACCGGTTCTACGATCAGAAAGACCTGGTGGACGATAGCTGGGAACTTCGCATAGGTGGTATGCTGGCCCCCAGCGGTGGAAAAACTTATTGGACAAATGTTGGCTATCGGGCTGGCTTTAATTTCGGACAGGATTATATCTTTGTCAACGAAAAAGAGCTCAAAAAATGGGGTATGTCACTCGGTGTGGCCCTGCCAATGCGTAAGCCCGCTTATACCAACCAGTTCTCGGTCATTAATATCACCGCCGAGTATGGTCAGCGCGGCAACAACGACAACCCCATCCGCGAGAACTATTTTCGCCTGGGTGTCGGTTTTTCCCTGACCGATATCTGGTTCCTGAAACGTAAGTACGACTAAGACATGCAAGGCAACTGGTCATTATATCTTATTTCAAGGGCAGCCCTATTCACAGGCTGCCTTTTTGTTCTGAGCGCCTGTGAGAATACCCAGCAGGAAGTGGACGCCCTCTTCAAAAAAAGAGTGGCTGTTGAAGAAGGCGTCAAAGTAGAAAGCTTCCTCAGCCAGGATGGCAAAACCAAGGCCCGGCTCCGGGCCCCCTATATGATCCGCCAGCAGGTGGACTCCCCCTACATTGAATTT from Candidatus Pseudobacter hemicellulosilyticus encodes the following:
- the meaB gene encoding methylmalonyl Co-A mutase-associated GTPase MeaB — encoded protein: MLTGDRKALARGISWIENEGPGYQELLAALPPDSAAKIIGITGPPGAGKSTLVDALIKVMVTQGKRVGVLCVDPSSPFNLGALLGDRIRMSEWYDHPAVFIRSLATRGALGGLHPRIIEITEWMKAAGFDYILVETVGVGQSEVEIVGLADVTAVVVVPEAGDEVQTMKAGLMEIADIFIVNKADRPDADRFVKNLRLMLAPAFSTHQQEVPVVKTIASQQTGVTELFEQLQKLLLQAGHGSQKAWLLAERAYHLVQQYRMKDIRKEELKEKIAQALQGNDFNLYRFVQEIMNN
- a CDS encoding glycosyltransferase family 2 protein — encoded protein: MKITGFTIIRNAVLNDYPIVEAITSILPVVDDMIVLVGKSEDSTEALIRSIPSDKIRIHHSVWDPSVIKGGEILAIETNKAFDLVPADSDWAFYIQGDEVVHEQYHASIRATAEKYLTDQRVEGLLFNYTHFYGTYDYVGDSRRWYHKEIRLVRNDKTIRSYLDAQGFRKAGEKLRVKPVDAHIYHYGWVKSPAQMLQKQKNVVPLWSDTEQLKALHAMEVFDYSDFDSLEKFKGTHPNVMQSRVAGSQWKLDFDLSRKQFNLKERLLYWFEKKTGIRLFAYKNYKLI
- a CDS encoding glycosyltransferase family 9 protein; this encodes MKPLPRNIIISRTDSIGDVVLTLPVAAVLKAHFPDCRIGFLGKAYTRPVIEACTYVDTFIDVDSFLKEEVLMAGERPDAIIHVFPLPAIARRARQLGIPLRIGTTNRLYHWFTCNRLVKLSRKKSDLHEAQLNLVLLRPFGIDKQYSLPELGVLTGLEKTVPLPAALQQLLRPDRYNLVLHPKSQGSAREWPMEHYAALVRLLDPARYNIFVSGTAKEGALLQPLLQELGTAVTDITGQMDLYQFMAFIRAADGLLACSTGPLHLAAAMGKDAFGIYPPVRPIHPGRWAPIGSSIKVFVADQPCENCGNKGAECHCMRAISPEAVQEAIDQQQLKKES
- a CDS encoding glycosyltransferase family 2 protein, whose translation is MEPISAVIITKNEERNIRRCIHSLKSVADEIIVVDDHSTDNTPAICREEGVKLIQQSWLGFGQQKNVGNDAAAHNYILSMDADEALDPVLTEAIRQAKATGLKGVYQVSRLSSYYGRFIRHGDENPDRKIRLFNRHTVRWGQQRVHETLDMPAGTPVTLLKGWLLHYPYYRFSEHHRKLDSYTSLTALDYFERGKKAPVYKILFSPWWTFMQSYFFKLGLLDGMHGFVLAVMRAHASFSRYVKLWDLHNAAKKTTNDPT
- a CDS encoding LON peptidase substrate-binding domain-containing protein, producing MTNFIPIFPLGVVIYPGEKLHLHVFEPRYKQLITECRESGKPFGILTVVNNRMQDMGTLVELTDIVQTYDNGEMDIKTQGLKVFRVLEVIRSIPEKLYGGAIVNYPGNVEQVSDRELMQKVVAGVKELHRLLNISKDFRKTDEELRAYDVAHHAGLSLEEEYEVLGLLQELQRQEYIRRHLQKVLPMLLEMEQLKEKVKLNGHFRNLSAFDLDMDS
- a CDS encoding type III pantothenate kinase; this encodes MTPITLCFDFGNTRLKCAVFEGSDLKEVLVLDNDHDETIRQLLEKYQPQQSILSSVIQHNPGAETLLAGATRFHKLSHQSRLPFTTPVGKPHEIGADRLAMAAAAIHLFPSANNLVIGLGTAITYNFINKGHQLIGGNISPGMEMRFKSLQAFTAKLPLVEKDWNFPLFGYDTKTNILSGVILGMAKEIDGMIDLYDEKYGNFNVLLTGGDAPYFVYHLKNKIFADPNLIYKGLYAICEHNHV